The following are from one region of the Magallana gigas chromosome 6, xbMagGiga1.1, whole genome shotgun sequence genome:
- the LOC105349051 gene encoding rhodopsin, GQ-coupled, translated as MASVGFRYGMGTVLAIVGALSMILNIFLFFVCVRRSRLRKPPHYFLMSLALVDIIAVAGWSSLTVVSLFSDGWILPTEICKVQEYIMSMYLYLNSHTFVLLAFERFLLFLRPSKHSEIFINSVVLIMMLALWLFDGVMSAFPYFGWGTVSYFSSQFQCAMDHEKNIRETNFVTVMCFGIPISLCLGLYLFIFIMIRKIKRREDDNGALIVERNNRAIGDSYSQRLKNQQLKFQNAGTKAVKPNIGKKFTYTEDGYVSNDSSDDENTESNVQKGTPKQVVRQKKVYHMAKNDSLLMKTYVFMTILFFLLWLPYLIVTYIFLKNRYADISDEIVFVVVFLCQCTTFIKPVVYVTYNTHFRKHVVKCFCRKSSSNEIKSDTDERGFDNTALE; from the coding sequence ATGGCGTCCGTAGGATTTCGATACGGTATGGGGACTGTGTTAGCCATTGTTGGCGCTTTGTCGATGATCTTGAACATCTTTCTCTTCTTCGTGTGTGTGAGAAGAAGTCGCCTCCGAAAGCCACCTCACTATTTCCTCATGTCCCTGGCACTGGTCGACATTATAGCCGTTGCGGGGTGGTCGTCGTTGACGGTGGTTTCTTTATTCAGTGACGGTTGGATTTTGCCCACTGAGATCTGCAAAGTTCAGGAATACATCATGTCCATGTATCTGTATCTGAACTCTCACACGTTTGTCCTGTTGGCCTTTGAGCGGTTCCTATTGTTTCTGCGCCCGTCCAAACATTCCGAAATCTTCATTAACAGTGTCGTTCTAATCATGATGCTAGCCCTCTGGCTCTTTGACGGGGTTATGTCCGCCTTTCCTTACTTTGGATGGGGGACCGTGAGTTACTTTTCCAGTCAGTTTCAATGTGCTATGGATCACGAGAAGAACATCAGAGAAACAAATTTTGTGACAGTGATGTGCTTCGGAATTCCGATTTCTTTATGCTTGGGactgtatttgtttattttcataatgATACGGAAAATCAAACGAAGGGAGGACGACAATGGCGCCCTCATTGTGGAGAGAAACAACAGAGCCATTGGCGATTCTTACTCACAAAGACTCAAAAACCAACAGCTGAAATTCCAAAACGCCGGAACCAAAGCGGTCAAACCAAACATCGGCAAAAAATTCACCTACACAGAAGATGGTTACGTCAGTAACGACTCTTCTGATGACGAAAACACAGAAAGTAATGTCCAGAAGGGAACTCCAAAGCAAGTTGTCAGACAGAAGAAAGTGTATCACATGGCAAAAAATGACTCCTTGCTCATGAAAACATACGTCTTCATgacgattttattttttctccttTGGCTCCCATACCTGATCGTCACATACATTTTCTTGAAGAATCGATATGCAGATATCAGTGACGAAATCGTTTTCGTGGTCGTCTTTCTGTGTCAGTGTACAACGTTCATTAAACCTGTGGTGTACGTCACATACAATACTCACTTTAGAAAACACGTGGTGAAATGTTTCTGTCGCAAATCTTCAAGTAATGAGATAAAATCAGACACCGATGAGCGTGGCTTTGACAATACCGCCCTGGAATAA